A part of Deltaproteobacteria bacterium genomic DNA contains:
- a CDS encoding tetrahydromethanopterin S-methyltransferase, with protein MISNFSTAQKVCEIGGVKFGGQPGEYPTVVCSSIFQKGDKVFDGKRKEGFDEKRAEELLRTQDRMSMETGVSGMADVVANTGKEFESYIDFVTSVSDMPFCIDAWQMKPKLAGAAYCADKGLLDRMFYNSITVWEEDLETEIREIARIGVKHVLLVAFDMADQMPSGRIAGTQKLLDAMEKVGARFESIFVDTSVMNGPATAFCGIANRMIKEKWGFPTASAPSNGSYMWKQARELWGFKGWSAADAGLESLAAFMYHDMIFSGPMAGASRIFPAVAMADAFAATAAFAETRRLPGLQTHPLNKLFPDFVGQLKGM; from the coding sequence ATGATATCCAATTTTTCGACGGCGCAGAAGGTCTGCGAGATCGGCGGCGTCAAGTTCGGCGGCCAGCCAGGCGAGTATCCCACCGTGGTCTGTTCATCGATCTTTCAGAAAGGCGACAAGGTCTTTGACGGGAAACGGAAAGAGGGATTTGACGAGAAGCGGGCGGAGGAGCTGCTTCGGACCCAGGACAGGATGTCCATGGAAACCGGGGTTTCCGGGATGGCCGACGTGGTGGCCAATACGGGAAAGGAGTTCGAATCATATATCGATTTCGTGACCTCGGTGAGCGATATGCCCTTTTGCATCGATGCGTGGCAGATGAAACCCAAACTGGCGGGTGCGGCCTATTGTGCGGACAAGGGTCTCCTGGACCGCATGTTCTATAACAGCATCACGGTGTGGGAAGAGGATTTGGAGACGGAGATCCGTGAAATCGCCCGGATCGGGGTCAAGCACGTCCTTCTGGTTGCCTTTGACATGGCGGACCAGATGCCTTCCGGAAGAATTGCCGGAACCCAGAAGCTTTTGGACGCCATGGAAAAGGTGGGCGCCCGGTTTGAGAGCATCTTTGTGGACACCTCGGTAATGAACGGGCCTGCCACCGCCTTCTGCGGTATCGCCAACCGGATGATCAAGGAGAAATGGGGGTTCCCCACGGCCAGCGCCCCGTCCAACGGGTCCTACATGTGGAAACAGGCCCGGGAACTCTGGGGATTCAAGGGGTGGTCGGCTGCGGATGCAGGCCTGGAGTCTCTGGCCGCCTTCATGTACCATGACATGATATTCTCCGGTCCCATGGCAGGGGCATCCCGGATCTTTCCCGCCGTGGCCATGGCAGATGCCTTTGCCGCCACGGCCGCCTTTGCGGAAACCAGAAGACTTCCAGGGCTTCAAACCCATCCTCTCAATAAGCTCTTTCCCGATTTTGTCGGGCAGCTCAAGGGGATGTGA
- a CDS encoding methyltransferase translates to MTTMTPRERVKAFFKREPLDQAPVFSGMGTVTIQAIDKMGIRFAQVHGSAEYLAGSAIASAEMFGFDGIVVPYDMCTVPEALGRGASLYENAEGILYPTVPSKWATLDDVDLPGDYQSIFDKGRMPVVDEAIRIAKAHDGGKLAIGGWVLGPFTMAGQLIELDVLLKGLRKDKDRVEAFLARMTDLVIAVAQHYQGLGVDYMNIREMGSGTDLISPRMWKTLIKPNLEKVFSALESPKINHICGSTDLIIEMMNDCGADAVSVDQKNNVVESRQKLGPGAMILGNFDPYGTLVQMDAADVAGVIKKCVDDGVDAVWPGCDIWPDVKKENVEAYVKAVREYGRK, encoded by the coding sequence ATGACGACAATGACCCCGAGGGAACGTGTAAAGGCCTTTTTTAAAAGAGAACCGTTGGATCAGGCGCCCGTTTTCAGCGGTATGGGCACGGTGACGATTCAGGCAATCGACAAGATGGGGATCCGGTTTGCCCAGGTGCATGGGTCAGCGGAATATTTGGCAGGCTCGGCCATTGCCAGCGCCGAGATGTTCGGATTCGACGGGATCGTCGTTCCCTATGATATGTGTACCGTCCCCGAGGCCCTGGGAAGGGGGGCCAGTCTGTATGAAAATGCTGAGGGCATTCTTTATCCCACTGTCCCCTCCAAGTGGGCCACGCTGGACGATGTGGACCTCCCCGGCGATTACCAATCGATTTTTGATAAGGGACGCATGCCGGTGGTGGACGAGGCCATCAGGATCGCCAAGGCCCACGACGGGGGCAAGCTGGCAATCGGGGGGTGGGTGCTGGGGCCGTTCACCATGGCCGGACAGCTGATTGAGCTGGATGTCCTCCTTAAAGGGCTCCGCAAGGACAAGGATCGGGTGGAGGCCTTTTTGGCCAGGATGACCGACCTGGTGATTGCCGTGGCGCAGCATTATCAGGGATTGGGCGTGGATTACATGAACATCCGCGAGATGGGATCGGGCACGGATCTCATCTCCCCGCGCATGTGGAAGACCCTCATCAAACCGAATCTGGAGAAGGTTTTTTCCGCCCTCGAATCTCCCAAAATCAATCACATCTGCGGCTCCACCGACCTGATCATCGAGATGATGAACGACTGCGGTGCGGATGCCGTGAGTGTGGATCAGAAAAACAATGTGGTGGAATCGCGTCAAAAACTGGGTCCCGGCGCCATGATCCTGGGCAATTTCGATCCCTACGGGACCCTGGTCCAGATGGATGCGGCGGACGTGGCCGGGGTCATCAAGAAATGCGTGGATGACGGTGTGGATGCGGTCTGGCCGGGTTGCGATATCTGGCCCGATGTCAAGAAGGAAAACGTGGAGGCCTATGTGAAGGCCGTCCGGGAATACGGCAGGAAATAA
- a CDS encoding cobalamin-dependent protein (Presence of a B(12) (cobalamin)-binding domain implies dependence on cobalamin itself, in one of its several forms, or in some unusual lineages, dependence on a cobalamin-like analog.): MADEKVREELLKELHEGVVEFDEDRVQEAAQRVLNEGVNAYDAVMNGLAAGMQEVGELYDQQEYFVPELLMCADALYVGLDILKPHITLEDLGDKPKGQVVIGTVQGDVHDIGKNIIKMMFEVAGFTVHDLGRDVPLEKFVEEQLRTDSEIVALSAMMTTTMMGMEKVIKMIKEKNPNVAIMLGGAPVTSDTADLFGADGYADSAGNAVQEAIKMIGRLREMQAK, translated from the coding sequence ATGGCAGATGAAAAAGTCAGGGAAGAACTGTTAAAGGAGCTTCACGAAGGCGTGGTGGAGTTTGATGAAGACAGGGTGCAGGAGGCCGCACAGCGGGTGCTGAATGAAGGGGTGAACGCCTACGATGCGGTGATGAACGGCCTGGCCGCGGGCATGCAGGAGGTGGGCGAGCTCTATGATCAGCAGGAGTACTTTGTGCCTGAACTCCTCATGTGCGCCGATGCCCTGTATGTGGGGCTGGACATTCTCAAGCCCCATATCACCCTGGAAGATCTGGGAGACAAGCCCAAGGGCCAGGTGGTGATCGGAACGGTCCAGGGGGATGTGCATGACATCGGAAAGAATATCATCAAGATGATGTTCGAGGTGGCCGGGTTTACGGTCCACGACCTGGGCCGGGATGTGCCCCTTGAGAAATTCGTGGAGGAGCAGCTCCGCACCGACTCGGAGATCGTTGCCCTGTCGGCCATGATGACCACCACCATGATGGGGATGGAAAAGGTCATCAAGATGATCAAGGAAAAGAATCCCAATGTGGCCATCATGCTGGGCGGTGCGCCGGTCACCAGTGATACGGCCGACCTGTTCGGGGCCGATGGATACGCGGACAGCGCCGGGAATGCAGTGCAGGAGGCCATCAAGATGATCGGCCGGCTGAGGGAAATGCAGGCAAAGTAA